From Lactobacillus sp. PV012:
GTTTCTTCATTTTTGCGTCAATTAAAAGCTATCAAGAAGTGGGGAAAAGACAAGGAAGATTCCTTACAATACATTCACCTCCCTACCTTAATTATTAATGGTAATGATGACACCATGGTCCCTACTGCCAACAGTTATGAAATGCACTACAAAATAAAAGATAGCAAACTGGTTATTTACCCACATGCAGGACATGGTTCAATCTTCCAATATCCAAATAGTTCTGTCAAAGAAATTGACAAATTTTTAGAAAATTAATTTTATATTATTTAGCAAGCTAAAAAGCATCCCTGAAGCGTAATTTCACCAAAGGGGTGCTTTTCATTTATACTGTCTCATTTTACCTAAAAAGTAACTTAAGATACTTATGGTCAATAAAAAGTAATACTGAAATTTATTGTTACCACTTTCAAAACAGATAGTTTCGACAGTTCTAAGCTTGATAAGCTGAGTGAAATGACTGCACCAATTCTTCCAACACTTGTGAGAAAATTTCCTCATTTTCAATTCAAATTATCTTCGACACAAAAATACCCCAAAATTCGAGAAATGAATCTTGGGGTATTTATTAATTAATGGATTTTTTGATGGAGATCAATATTTTCTTTAGTTTCATTAACAAGTTGTTGAAGAGTAACTTGTTTCATTTTTTCGTTAGCAAGTTTCTGCACCTCTTGATAATGCTTATCTAAAACTTCCGGAAATGCTACACCAACACTACAAACTTGTGAAGTATTATTATCAACTTGTAGCAAATTTTTCTGAGGTTCAATTGCCTGATAAACATCAAATACAGTAACTTTATTTAAATCCTTTACTAGGTGTGGTTTGCCTTTAACCGATTCTAATAAACCTGCACTTCGTAACTGCACTAACATACTTCTTACCAAACTTGGATTAGTATTCAAACTGCTAGCTAACCTTTGGCTAGTTATTTTTTCTCCATCATGTACTTTGAGATAAACTAAAATTTGCAATAAATCACTTAAGCGAGTATTTGCCATTTTTTATCCTTTACTAAAAAATTAAATATTCCTACTTAATTAGTTTAGCATTCTTTACAGCTTCAACATCTTTTGTTCCTGCTAATTGCATTACTGTTTTGAATTCATTATTTAAGTGTTCCATTACACTTTGGACACCTTGGGCACCACCAAGAGCTAACCCATAAATTACTGGACGAGCCAACGCAACTACATCTGCACCACTTGCTAAAGCTTTAAAGACATGAGATCCGCGACGAATTCCACTATCAAAGAATACTGGTACTCGTTTATTTACACGTTTTGAAACTTCTTCCAAGACGCTGAATGAAGCTGGACCACCATCAAGTTGACGGCCACCATGGTTAGAAACCCAAACACCTTGAGCACCTGCGGCAATTGCTGCATCAGCATCATCTGGATCTTGAATTCCTTTGACAATAACTGGAAGATTTACATATTCTACAATCTTTTTAATATCTTCTGGACCAATTTTTTGTGCACCAGCTGCATAAATTTCACCAATTCCTTTACCAGTTCCAGAATCCTTAGCATATTTTTCTAAGTTTGCCATTGGAAGTGGGAATTGGAAACCTGTTCTAATGTCAGCTTCTCGATATCCACCAACAGTTGCATCAACTGTTACAATAATTGCTTTGACTCCTGCTTTTACTGCTTCATCAAGTAAGGCTTTATTTACATCCCAATCTTTGCTCATATATAATTGGAAAAATTGTGGTGCACCTTTTCCAGCAGCTGCAGTATCAGCAATTGTTGTATTTCCGTAAGTACTTTGTGCCATAATGGTGCCTGCCTTAGCCATCCCTTCAGCAGTTGCCATTTCACCACGAGTATGGGCCAAACCTTGAGCTGCTGCTGGTGACATCATAATTGGCATACTCATCTTAATACCAAATACTTCAGTTTCAGTAGATGGATTTTCAACATTAGAAAGTACTCTTGGCATAATTTTTACATCATTGAATGCACGTGTATTTTCATTTAAAGTCCATTCATTTTCAGCACCACTAGTGATGTAACCAAAACCACCTTCTGGAATAATTTCTTGTGCTTCTTTTTCTAATGAAGGGAGATTAAGAATATTAATTTTGCGTTCATTATCTGATTGATAGTATCCATTTGTAATTGACATAGGAATTCCTCCTTTAAATAATTGCAATATTTTTTATTGCATTTCTCTTTTCGATAATTAGTATAACACTCAAAAATAAAAATGCAATATTAAATATTGCATTTTTTGCTTAAAATTTCTATTTATTTTCTTTATCACTAAATGATACACTATTTAAGTATTAAAATATTTGCGTATAACGGTTCAGCAAACATTATAGTTTGTTGAGCTTTTTTGTTTTTATTAAAGGAGTAAATATGGAATTTTACATGAAACTACCTCGTAACTGGAAAGAAAAGGCAATATTTATGCTTATTGTTTCTTTTATCTCCGTAAACATAATTGGGCCAATTATTTCTCTTTGGGAAATGGGCTGGAGCGTTAAAAACTATTTAAAAGTTCTTCATATTTTACCATTTATCTGGGTAGCTGTTATCTTCATAAAAAAGAACACATATCTCTGAAGTGCCTCATAATTATTAGCCATAGATTTAACGATTGTGAGGCACTTCATCTACTATATGGTCTCTTCAAAATCTATTATTTCAAAACCACCCCTTGAATCGCATTCTTATAGGTCCACTCTTTTAATTGATCCATTTCATTAGTCTGATAAAAATCACTTAACAAATCATTCCACTCTTCCCATTTATCAAGGGGAATATTTATTAATCCAGCTCCACCATCAATCATAATTTTATTGGCAAAAATTGTTGCAGTTCTTTTATTTCCATCCCAAAATATCTTTGCACGCATATCGTGGTACATAACTGTCATCGCCTTATCAGTTGTACTCATATTATTTGAATGCAAAATACTAATTAAATAATTCTTTTCTTGTTCAACATTAGGAATGGTAGGAATAAAGGTCTCATCATTTGTAAGAGCCACCATACTATTCCCAGTTCTAATTTCACCTGGTACTAGCGCATCATGTAAAGCTACAATTTTATTAATTTTTTCTTCTAATTCTACTGAAGGAAGTTCACTAGTATTGATTACAAATTCCCAGCCTCTTTTTAATTGAAGAATAGTTTCAATATCATCAGTAGAAACTCCCCTCACTCCCATGCCATCAATAATAGTTTGTGTTTGAGGAAGCGTGGTAGTTAATCCTTCAAATCTAGAATTAGTATAGACTAATCGGGTAATATTTTGTTTAGCAAGTCTTTTATTTTGATCTATCGTGAGATGATACAGATCGGGATATTTCAACTTTATCTTTCCTTTCTAAACTCACAAAATAGTCTTCTAAATTTACTTCTTCTCTAACACACTCACTGCTTCAACATGAGGAGTTTGTGGAAACATATCAACCGGATCAATTCTGTTAAAACTATATCCTTTTTCTTTAAATAATTGTAAATCACGCACCATCGTAGCTGGATTACATGAAATATAAACAATCTTTTTAGGACCAGTTTTAACAGCGGCCTCAATAAATTCTGGCGTCAAACCTTTACGGGGTGGATCCACAAAAATCACATCAGTCTTTAGACCATCTGCTGCCCACTTAGGCATAATTTCTTCTGCTTTTCCCACAACATAATGAGCATTTTCAATTCCATTCAAAGTAGCATTATTATTTGCATCTTCAACTGCTGGCTTAACAACTTCCATTCCGCGTACTTCTTTAACATGCTTGGCTAC
This genomic window contains:
- a CDS encoding Rrf2 family transcriptional regulator, encoding MANTRLSDLLQILVYLKVHDGEKITSQRLASSLNTNPSLVRSMLVQLRSAGLLESVKGKPHLVKDLNKVTVFDVYQAIEPQKNLLQVDNNTSQVCSVGVAFPEVLDKHYQEVQKLANEKMKQVTLQQLVNETKENIDLHQKIH
- a CDS encoding lactate oxidase, with amino-acid sequence MSITNGYYQSDNERKINILNLPSLEKEAQEIIPEGGFGYITSGAENEWTLNENTRAFNDVKIMPRVLSNVENPSTETEVFGIKMSMPIMMSPAAAQGLAHTRGEMATAEGMAKAGTIMAQSTYGNTTIADTAAAGKGAPQFFQLYMSKDWDVNKALLDEAVKAGVKAIIVTVDATVGGYREADIRTGFQFPLPMANLEKYAKDSGTGKGIGEIYAAGAQKIGPEDIKKIVEYVNLPVIVKGIQDPDDADAAIAAGAQGVWVSNHGGRQLDGGPASFSVLEEVSKRVNKRVPVFFDSGIRRGSHVFKALASGADVVALARPVIYGLALGGAQGVQSVMEHLNNEFKTVMQLAGTKDVEAVKNAKLIK
- a CDS encoding Fic family protein; amino-acid sequence: MKYPDLYHLTIDQNKRLAKQNITRLVYTNSRFEGLTTTLPQTQTIIDGMGVRGVSTDDIETILQLKRGWEFVINTSELPSVELEEKINKIVALHDALVPGEIRTGNSMVALTNDETFIPTIPNVEQEKNYLISILHSNNMSTTDKAMTVMYHDMRAKIFWDGNKRTATIFANKIMIDGGAGLINIPLDKWEEWNDLLSDFYQTNEMDQLKEWTYKNAIQGVVLK